In one window of Petrotoga sp. 9PWA.NaAc.5.4 DNA:
- a CDS encoding ATP phosphoribosyltransferase regulatory subunit: MKKNIFAESKNISNIVNLMRDSLIKNGFYELFPSSITKYSQNLKKGLKFSDGKNFYLIKPDVTSWLIEMDKVEGKEKLFYVDEVLDENLNSTWQLGFEILNGEELEIEKELLKLTIDLLSQIGIKNFYIDISSMKVWQNILNMVPDFKEDILKAIELRNFEIVENLQIDQKIKNYIEELFNYRGKKTNIEKLRKIMDDVKDERIFVDLGTIKYMDYYEEVVFEVYSPDNGYLLGNGGQYRINDKYSCGIAFNIDVLKEMKK; the protein is encoded by the coding sequence ATGAAAAAAAACATTTTTGCTGAATCTAAAAATATTTCGAATATTGTAAATTTAATGAGAGACAGCTTAATAAAAAACGGGTTTTATGAGCTTTTTCCTTCTTCTATAACTAAATATTCTCAAAATTTAAAAAAAGGATTAAAATTTTCTGATGGAAAAAATTTTTATCTTATAAAACCGGATGTTACTTCCTGGCTTATAGAAATGGACAAAGTTGAAGGGAAGGAAAAATTGTTCTATGTTGATGAAGTACTCGATGAAAATTTGAATAGTACCTGGCAATTAGGTTTTGAAATTTTAAACGGTGAAGAGTTAGAAATAGAAAAAGAACTTTTGAAACTTACTATAGATCTTCTTTCACAAATTGGTATTAAAAATTTTTATATTGATATTAGCTCCATGAAAGTTTGGCAAAATATCTTAAATATGGTTCCCGATTTTAAAGAAGATATTTTAAAAGCAATTGAACTTAGAAATTTTGAAATTGTTGAAAATCTTCAAATAGATCAAAAAATAAAAAATTACATAGAAGAACTTTTTAATTATAGAGGGAAAAAAACTAACATAGAAAAATTAAGAAAAATAATGGATGATGTTAAAGATGAAAGAATATTTGTAGATCTGGGTACGATAAAATATATGGACTACTATGAAGAAGTAGTTTTTGAAGTATATTCACCTGATAATGGATATCTTTTAGGCAACGGCGGGCAATATAGAATCAACGATAAATATTCTTGTGGAATAGCTTTTAATATCGATGTATTAAAGGAGATGAAGAAATGA